The proteins below come from a single Corynebacterium glyciniphilum AJ 3170 genomic window:
- the mshD gene encoding mycothiol synthase: MNAKNKPLNPVYREFFPDDATRDDGIADQIRRLLSAVEEVDGVPAYSEAFLRSIDVGEDGYRHLIAEVDGQLVGVVSVNPSYVAELAVHPDARRRGVATEMLREIGRHLDVERQLSVWSHGDLDSAKNFADGRRARTVRELLKMSVDCTDPDRRAALLTGRDDAKTTVEREGLTVLDYPAACEVFGAEHVDTEWLRVNNEAFAWHPEQGGWDLGKLEEARSADWFDPTGVIFLFDDRECLGFHWTKRPEGDPHGEVYVVCLADAARGRGLGGPVTLLGIGYLLDGGADAVDLYVEGDNVPAVATYRRLGFEVVHRDVVYRGMI, translated from the coding sequence ATGAACGCCAAGAACAAGCCGTTGAACCCTGTGTACCGGGAGTTCTTCCCCGATGACGCCACGCGGGACGACGGGATTGCCGACCAGATCAGACGCCTTCTCTCCGCCGTCGAGGAGGTGGACGGGGTACCGGCGTACAGTGAGGCGTTTTTGCGCAGTATCGATGTGGGTGAAGACGGGTACCGTCATCTCATCGCCGAGGTCGACGGCCAGCTCGTCGGTGTGGTGTCGGTGAACCCGTCCTATGTCGCTGAACTGGCGGTCCACCCGGACGCCCGACGCCGGGGGGTAGCGACTGAGATGCTGCGGGAGATAGGCCGTCACCTGGACGTTGAGCGCCAGCTCAGCGTCTGGTCGCACGGTGACCTGGACTCGGCGAAGAACTTCGCCGACGGGCGCCGTGCCCGGACCGTGCGGGAGCTGCTGAAGATGTCCGTCGACTGCACCGATCCCGACCGCCGTGCCGCGCTGCTCACCGGTCGGGATGACGCGAAGACCACCGTCGAGCGCGAGGGGCTGACCGTCCTGGACTATCCCGCGGCGTGCGAGGTATTCGGGGCGGAGCATGTGGACACCGAATGGCTCCGGGTGAACAACGAGGCGTTCGCCTGGCACCCCGAGCAGGGGGGCTGGGATCTCGGAAAGTTGGAAGAGGCGCGTAGTGCGGACTGGTTCGACCCGACCGGCGTGATCTTCCTCTTCGACGACCGTGAGTGCCTGGGTTTCCACTGGACGAAACGCCCCGAGGGTGACCCGCACGGGGAGGTGTACGTGGTGTGTCTGGCCGACGCCGCACGTGGCCGTGGTCTCGGTGGACCTGTGACCCTGCTCGGGATCGGATACCTGCTCGATGGGGGTGCTGACGCTGTGGACCTGTATGTGGAGGGCGACAACGTCCCAGCGGTGGCCACCTACCGACGACTCGGATTCGAGGTCGTGCACCGGGATGTCGTCTACCGCGGCATGATCTGA
- a CDS encoding winged helix family transcriptional regulator, with product MKLTVLSDKDEVSEVLPSLALLSHEVVLLPPAPGSVKEIGGAEVVMIDVTGSNLLGARDLCRSVAAAYPTLPVSVAIEETSVIALDGSWAVDDFLLPSATPTEVDARLRMLMTRRPVPVEEAEDSQVATIGGLIVDEVTYVARVEGRPLDLTYKEFELLYFLVKHAGRVFSREQLLQDVWGYDYFGGTRTVDVHVRRLRAKLGHEYEKVIATVRNVGYKAVELDAP from the coding sequence GTGAAACTGACCGTGCTCTCTGACAAAGATGAGGTCTCAGAGGTGCTTCCGTCGCTGGCCCTGCTGTCCCATGAGGTGGTGCTCCTCCCGCCGGCGCCGGGATCCGTGAAGGAGATCGGTGGTGCCGAGGTCGTGATGATCGACGTCACCGGAAGCAATCTTCTGGGCGCCCGGGACCTCTGCCGGTCGGTCGCTGCCGCGTATCCGACGTTGCCGGTGTCCGTCGCCATCGAGGAAACGAGTGTCATCGCGCTGGACGGGTCGTGGGCGGTGGATGACTTCCTGCTCCCTTCGGCAACCCCGACCGAGGTTGACGCACGCCTGCGCATGTTGATGACGCGGCGCCCCGTCCCCGTCGAAGAGGCCGAGGACAGCCAGGTCGCCACCATCGGAGGTCTGATCGTCGACGAGGTCACCTATGTCGCACGTGTCGAAGGTCGCCCGCTGGACCTGACCTACAAGGAGTTCGAGCTGCTGTACTTCCTGGTCAAGCATGCCGGGCGGGTGTTCAGCCGTGAACAGCTCCTGCAGGACGTGTGGGGGTACGACTATTTCGGCGGGACCCGCACCGTCGATGTACATGTGCGTCGACTGCGGGCGAAGCTCGGTCACGAGTACGAGAAGGTCATCGCCACGGTGCGTAATGTGGGGTACAAAGCTGTGGAACTCGACGCCCCCTGA
- a CDS encoding LmeA family phospholipid-binding protein — MTETTRQSTGRRPRRTVTTVVLIVVAVLAATLGVAVVADSLVAARVEKRISDRIFRESHLATPPHVQVTGLPYLAAVFTHEVPSIQVESTDVEIPGFGRVTVSSSATKITLGKDAVLSGDFTDAPAREVFTRIQMDTVELGDRMGIDDLGLTSQDDSSPTGGWETEAYLSGSPEGLSDEDSGRYEVGVRLRVWQGDVYLTPTDITDTPNSTDPDDLDDDVTEHVLDAFTLELPGENLPFRSPPRRVYTAGGTLFIEAEQNYTRVSVADLAPQSGPLDEDEQAGL, encoded by the coding sequence GTGACCGAGACCACCCGCCAGAGCACAGGACGCCGCCCCCGACGGACGGTGACGACCGTCGTCCTGATCGTGGTCGCCGTGCTCGCTGCGACTCTCGGGGTCGCCGTCGTGGCGGACAGTCTGGTGGCTGCACGGGTCGAGAAGAGGATCTCGGACCGGATCTTCCGGGAGTCACACCTGGCCACCCCTCCCCACGTCCAGGTGACCGGACTTCCCTACCTCGCCGCGGTCTTCACACACGAGGTGCCGTCGATCCAGGTGGAGTCCACGGACGTGGAGATCCCCGGGTTTGGACGGGTGACGGTGTCCTCCTCCGCCACGAAGATCACTCTCGGTAAGGACGCCGTCTTGTCCGGAGACTTCACTGACGCCCCGGCGCGGGAGGTCTTCACCCGCATCCAGATGGACACCGTCGAGCTCGGCGACCGCATGGGCATCGACGACCTCGGACTGACCTCGCAGGACGACTCCTCCCCCACCGGCGGCTGGGAGACCGAAGCCTACCTCTCCGGCTCCCCCGAAGGCCTGTCAGACGAAGACTCCGGACGTTACGAGGTCGGGGTTCGCCTGCGGGTGTGGCAGGGCGACGTCTACCTGACGCCAACGGACATCACCGACACCCCGAACTCCACTGATCCCGACGACCTGGACGATGACGTCACTGAGCATGTCCTTGACGCCTTCACCCTGGAACTTCCTGGCGAAAACCTCCCGTTCCGCAGCCCCCCGCGACGGGTGTACACCGCCGGCGGGACGCTGTTCATCGAGGCCGAACAGAATTACACACGCGTCAGCGTCGCTGACCTTGCGCCGCAATCCGGCCCGTTGGACGAGGACGAGCAGGCGGGACTCTGA
- a CDS encoding FABP family protein: MTSDNPISGNDAVARAEEQAKQTAGRNIPTIGDLPVAEDTANLRQGPNLHDGLLALLPLVGVWRGEGHASPVGGSDEYAFGQQIVFAHDGENYISYNSRIWRLDDKGEATGQDVRETGFLRISENDDIEFLTVHSTGVVEVMYGRPRNERAWELESASTLASETGPGAFGPGKRLYGLMPNNNLGWVDERMENAANGGNGDLAPWMSAELSRVIG, translated from the coding sequence ATGACTAGCGACAACCCCATTTCAGGTAACGATGCCGTCGCACGGGCGGAAGAACAGGCCAAGCAGACCGCCGGGCGCAACATTCCCACCATCGGTGACCTCCCCGTCGCCGAGGACACCGCCAACCTTCGTCAGGGACCGAATCTGCACGACGGACTCCTGGCGCTGCTGCCGCTCGTGGGCGTGTGGCGAGGCGAAGGCCATGCCTCCCCCGTCGGTGGTTCCGACGAGTACGCTTTCGGCCAGCAGATCGTCTTCGCCCACGACGGCGAGAACTACATCAGTTACAACTCACGGATCTGGCGTCTCGACGACAAGGGCGAGGCCACCGGTCAGGACGTCCGGGAGACCGGGTTCCTCCGCATCAGTGAGAACGACGACATCGAATTCCTCACCGTGCACAGCACAGGTGTCGTCGAGGTCATGTACGGCCGCCCCCGCAACGAGCGTGCCTGGGAACTCGAGAGTGCCTCCACCCTGGCGTCCGAAACCGGCCCGGGTGCCTTTGGCCCCGGTAAACGCCTCTACGGCCTGATGCCGAACAACAACCTCGGCTGGGTTGACGAGCGCATGGAGAACGCGGCGAACGGCGGCAACGGCGATCTGGCTCCGTGGATGTCTGCCGAGCTGTCCCGTGTCATCGGGTAA
- a CDS encoding aminodeoxychorismate lyase, which yields MSAINTSENPRDIAVDVRPAEGLPPEIIDPTVPVIYIDDLAARRGDGIFETMMVRAGRVRNLDLHRDRFVRGASLLDLPAPEVDRWLQATDMALSAWDDLGGGEAALRWMYSRGRESTGSVTGWVTISAESPSVVRQREQGVRVMTAHRGFSLSISDDSPWALVGAKTLSYAMNMAALRHAASRGLDDVIFIGDDDRVLEGPTSTVVAVTGRTMVTPSQQAGVLPGTTQAALFALARRRGWETEQRPLTVADLRAAGGVWLVSSVRIHARVTELDGVELPRPATADDVEALAVEAATA from the coding sequence ATGAGCGCCATCAACACCAGTGAGAACCCCCGGGACATAGCCGTCGACGTCCGTCCGGCAGAGGGCCTGCCGCCGGAGATCATCGACCCCACAGTGCCCGTCATCTACATCGATGACCTGGCGGCCCGTCGCGGGGACGGCATCTTCGAGACCATGATGGTGCGGGCCGGGCGGGTTCGGAATCTCGACCTTCACCGGGACCGCTTCGTGCGGGGCGCCTCGCTGCTTGATCTGCCGGCCCCGGAGGTCGACCGGTGGCTGCAGGCCACTGATATGGCGTTGTCCGCGTGGGACGACCTCGGCGGCGGGGAAGCGGCTCTGCGGTGGATGTACTCACGGGGGCGCGAGTCGACCGGCAGCGTGACCGGGTGGGTGACGATCAGTGCGGAGTCACCGTCTGTGGTGCGTCAGCGCGAGCAGGGGGTCCGGGTGATGACCGCCCACCGGGGCTTCAGCCTCAGCATCTCCGACGACTCACCCTGGGCGTTGGTGGGGGCGAAGACGTTGTCCTACGCGATGAACATGGCAGCTCTCCGCCATGCCGCCTCACGGGGGCTGGACGACGTCATCTTCATCGGCGACGACGACCGCGTCCTGGAGGGCCCCACCTCCACGGTGGTCGCGGTGACCGGCAGGACGATGGTCACCCCGAGTCAGCAGGCGGGCGTTCTCCCCGGTACCACTCAGGCGGCGCTGTTCGCTCTGGCTCGCCGACGCGGGTGGGAGACGGAGCAACGACCGTTGACGGTGGCGGACCTGAGGGCTGCTGGCGGTGTCTGGCTGGTGTCCTCGGTGCGTATCCACGCCAGGGTCACCGAACTGGACGGGGTCGAGTTGCCTCGGCCCGCGACAGCTGACGATGTCGAGGCGCTGGCCGTCGAGGCAGCCACCGCCTGA
- the ygfZ gene encoding CAF17-like 4Fe-4S cluster assembly/insertion protein YgfZ: protein MSQTHSPLIDHVPGASTEDGSGFEGHRGYLAATARHYGRPLIEQSLVDGGGPGVIDGWSHTAIMVTGPDAATWLNDLISQKVDAMTVGSSTHGLILDIQGRVEHAFGISAVDDGTFLLDAPGDSDAMALADFLSKMVFWSQVEVTTPELSLISVVNPDHSPATAAGAGLPDGVAGLPGDAATAVRYWTARTLGGHPVTDMWLDTAALTTCWDSLVSAGAQPVGGWAADALRIRDRRPLLGIDTDERVIPHEVPRFIGGDTPSAHSATQLARADDGPTTSAVHLNKGCYRGQETVSRVHNLGRPPRQLVVLQLDGSGQSLPEVGAAVLAGTRSVGRIGLTVQDADDGPVALALVKRQVIEKLAADRESGGHETPPLTVDGVDAAVDPDDIVVDNTVRPGRAAVDKLKGKI, encoded by the coding sequence GTGAGTCAGACGCACAGCCCCCTGATCGATCACGTTCCAGGGGCAAGCACGGAAGATGGTTCAGGCTTCGAGGGGCACCGGGGTTACCTGGCAGCCACGGCGAGGCACTACGGGCGACCGCTTATCGAGCAGTCGCTCGTAGACGGCGGCGGACCCGGGGTAATCGACGGGTGGTCGCACACGGCGATCATGGTCACCGGCCCTGATGCCGCCACCTGGCTGAACGACCTCATCTCCCAGAAGGTCGACGCCATGACGGTGGGCTCGTCGACACACGGCCTGATCCTTGACATACAGGGGCGTGTCGAACACGCCTTCGGGATCTCCGCTGTGGACGACGGCACGTTCCTGCTGGACGCTCCAGGGGACTCGGACGCCATGGCACTGGCTGATTTCCTGTCCAAGATGGTCTTCTGGTCGCAGGTCGAGGTCACCACACCGGAGCTGTCACTCATCAGCGTGGTCAATCCGGACCACTCGCCCGCCACTGCTGCCGGCGCAGGTCTTCCCGACGGGGTTGCCGGACTGCCCGGTGACGCGGCGACTGCCGTCCGGTACTGGACAGCCCGCACCCTCGGCGGACACCCGGTAACTGATATGTGGCTCGACACTGCCGCGCTGACAACCTGTTGGGACTCCCTGGTCTCAGCCGGGGCCCAGCCCGTTGGCGGATGGGCGGCGGACGCCCTGCGGATCCGTGACCGTCGGCCACTACTCGGCATCGACACCGACGAGCGGGTGATACCGCACGAGGTGCCCCGTTTCATTGGCGGGGACACCCCGAGTGCGCACAGCGCGACCCAACTGGCACGCGCCGACGACGGGCCGACCACGTCCGCGGTGCACCTGAACAAGGGATGCTACCGGGGCCAGGAGACGGTCTCCCGGGTCCACAACCTGGGGCGACCACCACGACAGCTGGTGGTGCTGCAACTGGACGGCTCTGGTCAGTCGCTGCCCGAGGTGGGCGCGGCAGTGCTCGCCGGTACTCGGAGCGTGGGGCGGATCGGGCTCACCGTCCAGGACGCTGACGACGGCCCGGTTGCTCTAGCTCTTGTTAAGCGGCAGGTCATCGAGAAGCTCGCGGCAGACCGGGAGTCAGGCGGGCACGAGACTCCCCCGTTGACCGTTGACGGCGTCGATGCCGCCGTAGATCCGGACGACATCGTCGTCGACAACACGGTACGACCGGGCCGGGCCGCGGTGGACAAACTGAAAGGAAAAATCTGA
- a CDS encoding DUF3073 domain-containing protein, with protein MGRGRAKAKQTKVARQLKYSSPDMDLESLQRELSTESGHSTEDDYEEWDDWSAEEDEGR; from the coding sequence ATGGGTCGCGGCCGTGCCAAGGCAAAGCAAACCAAGGTTGCCCGTCAGCTCAAGTACAGCTCTCCAGACATGGATCTCGAGAGTCTCCAGCGTGAGCTGTCCACTGAGAGTGGGCATTCCACCGAGGACGACTACGAGGAGTGGGACGACTGGAGCGCCGAGGAGGATGAGGGCCGCTGA
- the purM gene encoding phosphoribosylformylglycinamidine cyclo-ligase produces the protein MTDLTDPRDNSGGTSYAAAGVDIEAGDRAVEMFAPLAKKATRPEVRGGLGGFAGLFALGDYDKPLLASGSDGVGTKLAVAQAMNKHDTIGRDLVAMVVDDLVVCGAEPLFLQDYIAIGKVVPEHVAEIVSGIAAGCIDAGCALLGGETAEHPGLMEPGEYDVSATAVGVVEEAKLLGPDRVRHGDVVIGMASSGLHSNGYSLARHVLLEKAGLELDGYVSDFGRTLGEELLEPTKIYALDCLALAAECDVHTYSHITGGGLAANLARVIPEGLVAELNRGSWEPAPVFRTIAQLGKVSQDEMEKTFNMGVGMVAVVGEDDAERALAMLTARHIDAWNLGHVRLAAEDGSENEPSARAELVGEYPRT, from the coding sequence TTGACTGACCTGACCGATCCCCGCGACAACTCCGGCGGCACCAGCTACGCTGCCGCCGGCGTGGACATCGAGGCCGGCGACCGTGCCGTTGAGATGTTCGCGCCCCTGGCCAAGAAAGCCACCCGGCCCGAGGTCCGGGGCGGGCTCGGTGGTTTTGCCGGCCTGTTCGCCCTCGGGGACTATGACAAGCCCCTCCTGGCCTCAGGCTCCGACGGCGTCGGGACGAAGCTTGCGGTGGCCCAGGCCATGAATAAGCACGACACCATCGGCCGTGACCTGGTCGCCATGGTCGTCGACGATCTGGTGGTCTGCGGTGCTGAGCCGTTGTTCCTCCAGGACTACATCGCCATCGGCAAAGTTGTTCCCGAGCATGTCGCCGAGATCGTCTCCGGCATCGCCGCAGGCTGCATTGACGCCGGTTGTGCCCTCCTCGGCGGAGAGACTGCCGAGCACCCGGGGCTGATGGAACCCGGTGAGTACGACGTCTCCGCGACCGCTGTCGGTGTCGTCGAGGAAGCCAAGCTGCTGGGGCCGGACCGGGTGCGGCATGGCGACGTTGTCATCGGCATGGCCAGTTCCGGGCTCCACTCCAACGGATACAGCCTCGCCCGCCACGTCCTTCTTGAGAAGGCCGGGCTGGAACTCGACGGTTACGTCTCTGACTTCGGGCGCACCCTCGGTGAGGAACTGCTGGAGCCGACGAAGATCTACGCCCTCGACTGCCTCGCCCTTGCGGCGGAGTGCGACGTGCACACCTACTCGCACATCACCGGAGGTGGCCTGGCTGCCAACCTGGCCCGGGTCATTCCCGAGGGGCTTGTCGCCGAGCTCAACCGCGGCTCCTGGGAGCCTGCCCCGGTCTTCCGCACCATTGCTCAGCTGGGGAAGGTCTCGCAGGACGAGATGGAGAAGACCTTCAACATGGGGGTCGGCATGGTGGCCGTCGTCGGTGAGGACGATGCTGAGCGTGCACTCGCCATGCTCACCGCCCGCCACATCGATGCCTGGAACCTGGGACATGTCCGGCTGGCGGCCGAGGACGGTTCGGAGAACGAGCCCTCCGCACGCGCGGAACTGGTGGGGGAGTACCCGCGCACCTGA
- a CDS encoding sterol carrier family protein, translating into MSERSTKTTDPAAVRTAMLDVWPWVKDPENESRPSRSAVAAAVRLTTAQLEQDAPGHSVEVRVPPFAAVQCIEGSVHRRGTPPNVVQCDALTWLRLAGGIIDLDGAVTAGAEVSGAHAGDVSHWIPVVRGI; encoded by the coding sequence ATGTCAGAGAGGTCGACAAAGACGACGGACCCCGCTGCAGTACGGACGGCGATGCTGGACGTGTGGCCGTGGGTCAAGGATCCAGAGAATGAGTCTCGCCCGTCACGCAGCGCAGTTGCAGCCGCGGTGCGGCTCACGACCGCTCAGCTGGAGCAGGACGCCCCAGGGCACAGTGTCGAGGTGCGGGTGCCACCGTTCGCTGCGGTGCAGTGCATTGAAGGCTCGGTGCATCGACGGGGAACACCACCGAATGTGGTCCAGTGCGATGCGCTGACGTGGCTGCGACTGGCAGGGGGAATCATTGACCTCGACGGTGCCGTCACCGCGGGGGCGGAGGTGTCGGGCGCGCATGCCGGTGATGTATCGCACTGGATTCCCGTGGTCCGGGGTATCTGA
- a CDS encoding acyl-CoA thioesterase, which produces MAAPTDVLMQGARGVHGGRVLEWIDKGAYACAVGWSGAYCVTAYVGHIHFTRPIPSGHIVEVRSRIVYTGRSSMHIVNEVLSADPREGVFTRACDCLVIFVAMDENRKSMPVPHFEPETDAGVRIQQAALSRVQLRKAIEEEMLKQSYSSDPAATTAPRMTHRFMAKPTDVNWGGNVHGGTAMEWIDEAASACTSAWTGERTVAVYAGGFRFYRPVHIGDLVEAEARIIRTDVRSMSVSVHLRAGDPREGTGNLPVAIHASMTYIATDIDGNPLAARQFTPTTPEDKRLSQHAATLRELRTKYRPMPLVEPLRDESQYPMN; this is translated from the coding sequence ATGGCGGCGCCGACCGACGTCCTGATGCAGGGTGCCCGCGGTGTCCACGGCGGTCGTGTCCTGGAATGGATCGACAAAGGCGCCTACGCCTGCGCCGTCGGCTGGTCCGGCGCGTACTGCGTGACGGCGTATGTGGGCCACATCCACTTCACCCGCCCAATCCCTTCCGGCCACATCGTGGAAGTGCGGTCACGCATCGTCTACACAGGTCGTTCTTCCATGCACATTGTCAACGAGGTGCTCTCCGCGGATCCGCGTGAAGGTGTCTTCACGCGTGCCTGCGACTGCCTCGTGATCTTCGTGGCCATGGACGAGAACCGTAAGTCGATGCCCGTCCCCCACTTCGAACCTGAGACCGACGCCGGTGTCCGCATCCAGCAGGCCGCCCTGTCGCGTGTGCAGCTGCGCAAGGCCATCGAAGAGGAGATGCTGAAGCAGAGCTACTCGTCTGATCCGGCGGCGACTACGGCCCCGCGCATGACCCACCGCTTCATGGCCAAGCCCACCGACGTCAACTGGGGCGGCAATGTCCACGGTGGCACCGCGATGGAGTGGATCGACGAAGCAGCGTCCGCCTGTACCTCGGCGTGGACGGGTGAGCGCACCGTGGCTGTCTACGCGGGGGGCTTCCGTTTCTATCGTCCGGTCCACATCGGCGATCTCGTGGAGGCCGAAGCCCGCATCATTCGTACGGACGTGCGCAGCATGTCTGTCTCGGTGCACCTGCGCGCCGGTGACCCGCGGGAGGGTACCGGCAATCTCCCGGTCGCCATCCACGCCTCCATGACCTACATCGCGACAGACATCGACGGCAACCCGCTGGCCGCCCGGCAGTTCACGCCCACCACCCCGGAGGACAAGCGGCTGTCGCAGCACGCCGCCACGCTGCGCGAGCTGCGCACCAAGTACCGGCCGATGCCACTGGTGGAGCCGCTGCGGGACGAGAGCCAGTACCCGATGAACTAG
- the purL gene encoding phosphoribosylformylglycinamidine synthase subunit PurL has protein sequence MTDDNSVNIVNDTVAHASATPELDQPWAELGLKPDEYQRIRDILGRRPTDAELAMYSVMWSEHCSYKSSKVHLRYFGETTTDEMKSKMLAGIGENAGVIDIGDGNAVTFKVESHNHPSYVEPYQGAATGVGGIVRDIMAMGARPVAVMDQLRFGAAGAPDTQRVLPGVVAGVGGYGNSLGLPNLGGETVFDASYAGNPLVNALCVGTLKSDDLKLAFASGVGNRVILFGSRTGLDGIGGVSVLASDTFEEGAERKLPAVQVGDPFAEKVLIECCLDLYNAGVVVGIQDLGGAGLSCATAELAAAGDGGMHVNLDKVHLRAEGMTAAEILSSESQERMMAVVTPDNVDAFMAVCDKWEVIASDLGEVTDGDHLVIEHRGEIVVDADAATMADEGPVYERPVTRPDDQDTLNAEPGLARPTSVEEVRQTMLDLAASPALCSRAFITEQYDRYVRGNTVLAKDADAGVLRIDEETGRGIAVSTDASGRYTKLDPNTGARLALAEAYRNVSVTGATPVAVSNCLNFGSPEDAGVMWQFREAVHGLADGCAELAVPVTGGNVSFYNQTGAEAILPTPVIAVLGTIDDVATRIPTRPGAGDHVLLLAGAETADELGGSIWQQVEHSTLAGMPPAVDLSAEQRLGAALGELRGAVASAHDLSEGGLSQAVVEYAAQSGASVSVDPVAALSTEATSGDAVADLFTGLFSETATRVLVAVDATDSSVVEKVEAVFAGHGVPVNRIGSSVSADGDNDAGSAAAAQIAVTTVGAEFTVPVADAKEAWEGTLPSLFSHAVGANSVVE, from the coding sequence ATGACTGACGATAACTCCGTGAACATCGTGAACGACACTGTCGCCCACGCGTCCGCCACCCCGGAGCTCGACCAGCCGTGGGCCGAGCTGGGCCTGAAGCCCGACGAGTACCAGCGCATCCGTGACATCCTCGGCCGTCGTCCCACCGACGCCGAACTGGCGATGTACTCGGTGATGTGGTCGGAGCACTGCTCCTACAAGTCCTCCAAGGTGCACTTGCGGTACTTCGGTGAGACCACCACCGACGAGATGAAGTCCAAGATGCTCGCCGGTATCGGAGAGAACGCCGGCGTCATCGACATCGGAGACGGTAACGCCGTCACTTTCAAGGTGGAGTCCCACAACCACCCGTCCTACGTCGAGCCCTACCAGGGTGCGGCGACCGGTGTCGGCGGCATTGTCCGCGACATCATGGCCATGGGCGCACGCCCGGTTGCTGTGATGGACCAGTTGCGCTTCGGCGCGGCAGGCGCCCCGGACACCCAGCGTGTGCTGCCCGGTGTGGTCGCCGGTGTCGGCGGGTACGGTAACAGCCTCGGCCTGCCGAACCTTGGCGGTGAGACTGTCTTTGACGCCTCCTATGCAGGCAACCCGCTGGTCAACGCGCTCTGTGTGGGGACGCTCAAGAGCGACGATCTCAAACTCGCGTTCGCCTCCGGCGTTGGCAACCGGGTGATCCTCTTCGGCTCACGCACCGGCCTGGACGGGATCGGCGGTGTGTCCGTGCTGGCATCCGACACCTTCGAGGAAGGCGCCGAGCGCAAGCTCCCCGCTGTCCAGGTCGGAGACCCCTTCGCCGAAAAGGTGCTCATCGAGTGCTGCCTGGACCTGTACAACGCCGGCGTGGTCGTCGGTATCCAGGACCTCGGCGGCGCAGGCCTGTCCTGTGCGACCGCCGAGCTCGCCGCCGCTGGTGACGGCGGAATGCACGTCAACCTGGACAAGGTCCACCTTCGTGCCGAAGGCATGACCGCCGCGGAGATCCTCTCTTCGGAGTCTCAGGAACGCATGATGGCCGTGGTCACTCCGGACAACGTCGATGCGTTCATGGCCGTCTGCGACAAGTGGGAGGTCATTGCCTCTGACCTCGGCGAAGTTACCGACGGTGACCATCTGGTCATCGAACACCGCGGTGAGATCGTGGTCGACGCTGATGCCGCCACCATGGCAGACGAAGGACCCGTGTACGAGCGACCTGTCACCCGTCCGGATGACCAGGACACCCTGAACGCAGAACCCGGCCTCGCCCGTCCTACCTCAGTTGAGGAGGTCCGCCAGACGATGCTGGACCTCGCGGCATCGCCTGCACTGTGCTCGCGTGCCTTCATCACTGAGCAGTATGACCGTTACGTTCGAGGCAACACCGTCCTGGCCAAGGACGCCGACGCAGGCGTTCTGCGCATCGACGAGGAGACCGGCCGTGGCATCGCCGTGTCGACCGATGCATCCGGACGTTACACGAAGCTTGACCCGAACACCGGTGCCCGCCTGGCACTCGCAGAGGCGTACCGCAATGTGTCGGTGACCGGGGCCACGCCGGTGGCGGTCTCGAACTGCCTGAACTTCGGGTCCCCGGAGGACGCCGGTGTGATGTGGCAGTTCCGTGAGGCCGTACACGGTCTCGCCGACGGGTGCGCCGAACTCGCCGTGCCGGTGACCGGCGGCAATGTCAGCTTCTACAACCAGACCGGCGCGGAGGCCATTCTTCCGACACCGGTGATTGCTGTGCTCGGGACCATCGACGATGTCGCAACGCGGATCCCGACCCGTCCCGGGGCTGGAGACCACGTGCTCCTGCTCGCCGGTGCAGAGACCGCCGATGAACTCGGAGGTTCCATCTGGCAGCAGGTCGAGCACTCGACCCTGGCCGGGATGCCGCCGGCAGTGGACCTGTCGGCAGAGCAGCGTCTCGGCGCTGCGCTCGGGGAACTACGCGGTGCGGTCGCTTCGGCTCACGACCTGTCTGAGGGAGGTCTCTCGCAGGCCGTCGTGGAGTACGCCGCGCAGTCGGGGGCATCGGTGTCCGTGGACCCGGTCGCTGCCCTGTCCACGGAAGCCACGTCCGGCGATGCTGTCGCTGACCTGTTCACCGGCCTGTTCTCTGAGACCGCTACGCGTGTGCTCGTGGCGGTCGACGCCACTGACTCCTCCGTTGTGGAGAAAGTCGAGGCGGTCTTCGCCGGGCACGGCGTCCCGGTGAACCGTATCGGTTCGAGCGTCTCAGCTGACGGGGACAATGACGCTGGCTCGGCGGCTGCCGCGCAGATCGCCGTGACCACCGTCGGCGCGGAGTTCACGGTGCCGGTCGCTGACGCCAAGGAAGCATGGGAGGGCACGTTGCCCTCGCTGTTCAGCCACGCTGTCGGTGCAAACTCCGTCGTGGAGTAA